A genomic stretch from Arachis stenosperma cultivar V10309 chromosome 3, arast.V10309.gnm1.PFL2, whole genome shotgun sequence includes:
- the LOC130966744 gene encoding CBS domain-containing protein CBSCBSPB1-like — translation MANHGRRSVSLTNSPSRPKKKKNFSSELSSPDIRKSFTPQRTGERTVRSLRLSRALTVPDSTSISEACRRMAARKVDSLLLTDSNALLCGILTDKDIATRVIAREVNLEDTPVSKVMTRNPVFVLSDTLAVEALQKMVQGKFRHLPVVENGEVVAILDIAKCLYDAIARLERAAEKGKAIAAAVEGIEKHWGPSASGSNSSFLETLRDQIFKPSLSTIIPEKSKVITVSPTDTVLATTKKMLELRVSCAVVMVDDKPCGILTSKDILMRVIAQNLPASTTLVEKAMTPNPECAKVDTPIVDALHTMQDGKFLHLPVLDKDGTVVAMLDVIHIAHAAIATAGQVGNTANLNTEAADSMIQKFWDSAISLSSPNDDDDDDSRSDSSLKIAPEGREIGRTTPFNAASMLQQAFSFKVQDRKGRLHRFTCDTRSLTDVIASISQKVDNDIDSDNNLPQIMYEDEEHDKIVLASDSDLAAAVEHAKAAGLKGLRLHLEYSGQNDNQRNSSKESLLAYTNTSLMWPSTYSVVAAGAVIVAGLSLLAFFRRR, via the exons ATGGCAAATCACGGTCGAAGGAGTGTGTCATTGACCAATAGTCCCTCGCGCcctaagaagaagaaaaacttcTCTTCCGAGCTTTCATCCCCTGATATTCGAAAATCCTTTACCCCTCAACGCAC GGGAGAGAGAACTGTGAGGTCATTAAGACTTTCAAGAGCATTGACAGTGCCTGACTCAACAAGTATTTCTGAAGCATGTCGTCGTATGGCTGCTCGCAAAGTCGATTCTCTTTTACTAACCGATTCGAATGCTTTGCTCTGTGGAATCCTGACGGACAAG GATATAGCTACAAGAGTCATTGCGCGCGAGGTTAATCTTGAAGACACACCCGTTTCCAAGGTTATGACAAGGAATCCAGTATTTGTCCTTTCCGATACTCTTGCTGTGGAAGCACTCCAAAAGATGGTTCAAg GAAAATTCAGGCATTTACCTGTGGTGGAAAATGGAGAAGTTGTTGCCATACTTGACATAGCAAAGTGTTTGTATGATGCCATTGCGCGCCTTGAAAGGGCAGCTGAGAAAGGAAAGGCAATTGCAGCGGCTGTTGAAGGTATCGAAAAACATTGGGGACCATCTGCTTCTG GCTCCAATTCCTCATTCTTGGAGACTCTTCGGGACCAGATATTCAAGCCTTCTTTGTCTACGATCATTCCTGAGAAATCAAA GGTTATAACAGTTTCACCAACGGACACAGTTTTggcaacaacaaagaagatgcTTGAACTTCGTGTCAGTTGTGCTGTTGTCATGGTTGATGACAAACCTTGTGGTATCCTCAC TTCAAAGGATATCTTGATGCGAGTAATAGCGCAAAACCTTCCTGCATCAACAACTCTTGTTGAGAAG GCCATGACTCCAAATCCAGAATGTGCAAAAGTTGATACACCGATTGTTGATGCACTTCACACCATGCAAGATGGAAAATTTTTACATCTTCCAGTGCTTGATAAAG ATGGCACTGTTGTTGCCATGCTTGATGTGATACATATTGCTCATGCTGCTATTGCAACAGCTGGTCAG GTTGGAAATACTGCCAATTTGAACACTGAAGCTGCCGACTCCATGATACAAAAGTTTTGGGATTCGGCCATATCCTTAAGTAGTCCAAATGATGATGACGACGACGATTCACGAAG TGATAGTTCCTTGAAAATTGCTCCTGAGGGAAGAGAAATAGGGAGAACCACTCCTTTTAATGCAGCAAGCATGCTGCAGCAAGCATTTTCTTTCAAAGTACAAGATAGAAAAGGCAGACTTCATAGATTCACATGTG ATACTCGGAGCTTGACAgatgttatagcttccatttcTCAGAAAGTTGATAATGATATTGACTCTGATAATAACCTGCCCCAGATTATG TATGAAGACGAAGAGCATGATAAAATTGTACTAGCTTCAGACAGTGATCTTGCTGCAGCTGTGGAACACGCAAAGGCAGCTGGTTTAAAG GGATTAAGATTGCATTTAGAGTACTCGGGGCAAAATGATAACCAAAGAAACTCTAGCAAGGAGAGTTTGTTGGCATACACAAACACAAGTTTAATGTGGCCCTCAACATATAGTGTGGTTGCAGCTGGAGCTGTAATCGTTGCTGGCTTAAGTCTATTAGCATTCTTCAGGCGAAGGTGA